The sequence GTCGCCCGGCTGCCCGGCGGCAAGATCCCGGACCGCAACGATTTCCGCCGCTACGACGACGCGACGCGGCAGAAGATCTGGCGCCAGGTGACGGCCGAGACCGCGCGGCTGGGTGAGGATTTCCTGCGCGCGGTCGACGGCGGCGGCGCGGCCGACCTGGTCCGGCCGTTCGGGACGCGCTGATGGACGGCCGCGATCCCCTGGCCGGCGGGAACCTTCCGGCCGCGGCGACGGCCTGCACAGGCATGAGCTGTCCGACCTGCTCCACCGCGCCGGCCGGCGCGCCGCAGCGGCTGCCGGACCTGCCCGACGTGCTCGGCGCGCTCGAGAGCGGCCGGCTGGCGCCGCACGCCTTCGACCACCGCGCCCACGTGTTCGCCGCCTGGGTGGCGATGCGCCGCGACGGCACGGTGGCCGGCGCGGCGCGCTTCCGCCATGCGCTGCAGGCCTACTGCGGCCACCTCGGCGCGGCCGACAAGTACCACGCCACGGTCACCGAGGCGCTGCTGCGGCTGATCGCCGCCGAGCTGGCGGCCGAGATGCCGGCCGCGCTGCGCTGGCAGCGCCAGTGGCGCGCCTTCGAGCGCCGCGCCGCTCACCTCTTGGCCGGCGGCCGGGCTGCGCTGGCGCCGTACTACAGCGAGGCGCGGCTGGCGCTGCCGGCGGCGCGGCGGCGCTTCCTGGCGCCCGACCGCCAGCCGCTGCCGCCGACCGTGCTCGGCCCGGCCGGGCCGGACGAGGCGGCCTAGGAATCGGGCCGGACTCGCGCCTAGAATCCAGGTTCGAACCCAACGAAACCCGCACCCAGAGCACACCATGTCGACCACCCCGACCATCGTCCACTTCAGCCAGCAGGCCACCGCCCCCGAATACGACCACCCGCGCGAGGAGCGCCGGCTGCAGGGCAATCCGCTGCGCACCACCTGGAACCACTTCACCAACGCCTCCGGCGAGGTCTACGCCGGCGTCTGGGGCTGCGAGCCCGGCAGCTGGCGCATCGCCTTCGGCCCCGACGAGGACGAGTTCTTCTTCGTCACCGAGGGCCGCTGCCGCGTGATCGACGAGGCCGGCCACGCGGTCGAGGCCGGGCCGGGCGAATCGCTGGTGATCCCGGCCGGCTTCAAGGGCGTGTTCGAGGTGCTCGAGCCGATGAAGAAGCATTACGTGATCGTCGAACGCAAGCCGGCCGCCTGAGCGGCCGGCCCGAACCTGGAGGAAGAACATGAGCAAAGTCGCCGTCGTGCTGTCCGGTTGCGGTTTCCTGGATGGCGCCGAGATCACCGAAGCGGTCTCCACGCTGGTCTGCCTGAGCCAGGCCGGCATCGCCTACCAGTGCTACGCGCCCGACCGCAACCAGATGCACGTGGTCGACCATGCGCGCGGCGCGCCGACCGACGAGCAGCGCAACGTGCTGGCCGAGGCGGCCCGCATCGCGCGCGGCGAC is a genomic window of Chitinimonas koreensis containing:
- a CDS encoding cupin domain-containing protein encodes the protein MSTTPTIVHFSQQATAPEYDHPREERRLQGNPLRTTWNHFTNASGEVYAGVWGCEPGSWRIAFGPDEDEFFFVTEGRCRVIDEAGHAVEAGPGESLVIPAGFKGVFEVLEPMKKHYVIVERKPAA